The sequence ACTCGTCTATCACCTACGATTGCGTTATCTAAATTCCCGTCGCCAGCTTCGGCGCGTGCAGGTTCTCAAGCATGGCGAGGAACTCCGATTTGCTCACCGCTCCCTGAACTTGCTCGAGAACGTTTCCCTCGGCATCTGCGATGATCGTGGTTGGAGTAACGTAAACTTCGTATTGCTCCAACGCCTCCGAATTGTCACCGGGTTCTCTAACGTTGATTAGTATCGGTGTGAATCCTGCATCCACCACCGACTCGACCTGCTCGTCTGCCCAGACCGTGCGTTTCATAATGCGACAGGGAACACACCAATCGCCCGTGAAGAAAAGAATCATCGGCTTTCCGGATTCTGCAGCCAGTTGTTTACCTGACGGATAATCGTCGGCCCAAGCGATATCGTTCTGCGGGACGTAAAAGCAATACCACGCATAACCGAGTGAAACGACGAGCGTGACCCGCCAAAACCAGCGCCACAACCATAGCCCCATTCCTGGAGAAGGTTGGGAAAAAAACTCGTCGGTGGCGGGTGTGTCTTGCATGGTACTCCTTGTTTCGGTTGACGGGCTGCATCTTGGATTCCCATTCGCTTGAAGGAGATCGCTATCATAGAGGGCTGCCTTTGCCGTCATGTGGGGCGCAGGCACTCCTCGTTTTATCGATCATTGGCTTTAAATTTCAAGAATGAACCCCTTGTCCTGTTCGCGTAAGCTACCAACGCCAGCATCACAGGAACTTCGACCAACACACCCACGATCGTCGCCAGCACCACAGGTGACGCTGGGCCAAACAAAGTAATTGCGACAGCGACCGCAAGCTCGAAGAAGTTGGATGCCCCAATCATCCCCGCAGGTGCGGCAACGCTGTGAGGGCACTGCAGACGATAGCAGACTCCATAGGCCACAAAAAAGATCAGCACCGTCTGAATAATCAGCGGAATAGCGATCAGCACAATGTGCAACGGATTGTTGATAATCACTTCGCCTTGGAACGAGAAGATCAGAACCAGCGTTAGCAACAGGCCTGCGATCGTAATGTTGTCGAACTTGCGTAAAAACACGCTTTGAAAATATTCTTCACCCTTGGAGCGGATCACCAAATTTCGTGTGAGCACTCCGCC is a genomic window of Allorhodopirellula heiligendammensis containing:
- a CDS encoding thioredoxin family protein, which codes for MQDTPATDEFFSQPSPGMGLWLWRWFWRVTLVVSLGYAWYCFYVPQNDIAWADDYPSGKQLAAESGKPMILFFTGDWCVPCRIMKRTVWADEQVESVVDAGFTPILINVREPGDNSEALEQYEVYVTPTTIIADAEGNVLEQVQGAVSKSEFLAMLENLHAPKLATGI